Proteins encoded together in one Amblyraja radiata isolate CabotCenter1 chromosome 11, sAmbRad1.1.pri, whole genome shotgun sequence window:
- the rell2 gene encoding RELT-like protein 2 isoform X2 produces the protein METPHRLHPRRVWRMENEESEEDTRPQGLYTIFAAILVFFVMGLLGILLCRLLQERGYRCRTSRQLNTEREAGLVDEDVHDTNQDTLGQIVQCILNNTANAEALQEMLKQHEEMKLPEHSPLFPEPLTTLSAAPTSHHHTVHGGGTGVPRAVCLHCSRQGRSAIGQARSHPLRGEVTVFSVGRFRVTHIERFRTGKEPNPPPREESHVGSVKDTATDRGDGSVESAITDTAASEPKPVEPLAPLPPGCPLLTVMTGGSEAHDR, from the exons atggaaactccacacagactgcacccgag ACGAGTGTGGAGGATGGAGAATGAGGAAAGTGAAGAGGATACTCGTCCTCAGGGCCTCTACACCATATTCGCTGCCATCCTGGTGTTCTTCGTGATGGGGCTGCTGGGCATCCTGCTGTGCCGCCTCCTGCAGGAGAGAGGCTACCGGTGCCGCACGTCCCGGCAGCTGAACACGGAGCGGGAGGCTGGGCTGGTGGACGAGG ATGTACACGATACAAACCAGGACACGCTGGGGCAGATTGTGCAGTGTATCCTCAACAACACAG CTAATGCGGAGGCTCTGCAGGAGATGCTGAAGCAGCATGAAGAGATGAAGCTGCCAGAGCACAG CCCGCTGTTCCCGGAGCCGCTGACTACACTCTCCGCCGCTCCGACCTCTCACCACCACACCGTGCACGGGGGCGGGACTGGGGTTCCCCGCGCGGTGTGTCTGCACTGTAGCCGGCAGGGGAGGTCAGCGATAGGTCAGGCACGGAGCCACCCACTGCGGGGCGAGGTGACTGTCTTCTCCGTGGGCag GTTTAGGGTCACCCACATCGAGCGGTTTCGGACGGGGAAGGAGCCAAACCCGCCGCCCAGAGAGGAGTCACATGTCGGGTCGGTCAAGGACACGGCCACGGATCGGGGGGACGGGAGCGTGGAGTCGGCGATCACTGATACTGCGGCGTCGGAGCCCAAaccagtg GAGCCATTGGCCCCGCTGCCGCCAGGCTGCCCGTTGTTGACGGTGATGACGGGAGGAAGCGAGGCCCATGACCGGTGA
- the rell2 gene encoding RELT-like protein 2 isoform X1 encodes MVPGCGLPPPLSPTLTCGGTPTAPRLNTPTHRAASYRRVWRMENEESEEDTRPQGLYTIFAAILVFFVMGLLGILLCRLLQERGYRCRTSRQLNTEREAGLVDEDVHDTNQDTLGQIVQCILNNTANAEALQEMLKQHEEMKLPEHSPLFPEPLTTLSAAPTSHHHTVHGGGTGVPRAVCLHCSRQGRSAIGQARSHPLRGEVTVFSVGRFRVTHIERFRTGKEPNPPPREESHVGSVKDTATDRGDGSVESAITDTAASEPKPVEPLAPLPPGCPLLTVMTGGSEAHDR; translated from the exons ATGGTCCCCGGCTGCGGTCTCCCCCCGCCGCTCTCCCCTACCCTCACATGCGGCGGGACGCCCACTGCTCCCCGCTTGAACACACCGACACACAGAGCCGCGTCGTACAG ACGAGTGTGGAGGATGGAGAATGAGGAAAGTGAAGAGGATACTCGTCCTCAGGGCCTCTACACCATATTCGCTGCCATCCTGGTGTTCTTCGTGATGGGGCTGCTGGGCATCCTGCTGTGCCGCCTCCTGCAGGAGAGAGGCTACCGGTGCCGCACGTCCCGGCAGCTGAACACGGAGCGGGAGGCTGGGCTGGTGGACGAGG ATGTACACGATACAAACCAGGACACGCTGGGGCAGATTGTGCAGTGTATCCTCAACAACACAG CTAATGCGGAGGCTCTGCAGGAGATGCTGAAGCAGCATGAAGAGATGAAGCTGCCAGAGCACAG CCCGCTGTTCCCGGAGCCGCTGACTACACTCTCCGCCGCTCCGACCTCTCACCACCACACCGTGCACGGGGGCGGGACTGGGGTTCCCCGCGCGGTGTGTCTGCACTGTAGCCGGCAGGGGAGGTCAGCGATAGGTCAGGCACGGAGCCACCCACTGCGGGGCGAGGTGACTGTCTTCTCCGTGGGCag GTTTAGGGTCACCCACATCGAGCGGTTTCGGACGGGGAAGGAGCCAAACCCGCCGCCCAGAGAGGAGTCACATGTCGGGTCGGTCAAGGACACGGCCACGGATCGGGGGGACGGGAGCGTGGAGTCGGCGATCACTGATACTGCGGCGTCGGAGCCCAAaccagtg GAGCCATTGGCCCCGCTGCCGCCAGGCTGCCCGTTGTTGACGGTGATGACGGGAGGAAGCGAGGCCCATGACCGGTGA
- the rell2 gene encoding RELT-like protein 2 isoform X3 → MENEESEEDTRPQGLYTIFAAILVFFVMGLLGILLCRLLQERGYRCRTSRQLNTEREAGLVDEDVHDTNQDTLGQIVQCILNNTANAEALQEMLKQHEEMKLPEHSPLFPEPLTTLSAAPTSHHHTVHGGGTGVPRAVCLHCSRQGRSAIGQARSHPLRGEVTVFSVGRFRVTHIERFRTGKEPNPPPREESHVGSVKDTATDRGDGSVESAITDTAASEPKPVEPLAPLPPGCPLLTVMTGGSEAHDR, encoded by the exons ATGGAGAATGAGGAAAGTGAAGAGGATACTCGTCCTCAGGGCCTCTACACCATATTCGCTGCCATCCTGGTGTTCTTCGTGATGGGGCTGCTGGGCATCCTGCTGTGCCGCCTCCTGCAGGAGAGAGGCTACCGGTGCCGCACGTCCCGGCAGCTGAACACGGAGCGGGAGGCTGGGCTGGTGGACGAGG ATGTACACGATACAAACCAGGACACGCTGGGGCAGATTGTGCAGTGTATCCTCAACAACACAG CTAATGCGGAGGCTCTGCAGGAGATGCTGAAGCAGCATGAAGAGATGAAGCTGCCAGAGCACAG CCCGCTGTTCCCGGAGCCGCTGACTACACTCTCCGCCGCTCCGACCTCTCACCACCACACCGTGCACGGGGGCGGGACTGGGGTTCCCCGCGCGGTGTGTCTGCACTGTAGCCGGCAGGGGAGGTCAGCGATAGGTCAGGCACGGAGCCACCCACTGCGGGGCGAGGTGACTGTCTTCTCCGTGGGCag GTTTAGGGTCACCCACATCGAGCGGTTTCGGACGGGGAAGGAGCCAAACCCGCCGCCCAGAGAGGAGTCACATGTCGGGTCGGTCAAGGACACGGCCACGGATCGGGGGGACGGGAGCGTGGAGTCGGCGATCACTGATACTGCGGCGTCGGAGCCCAAaccagtg GAGCCATTGGCCCCGCTGCCGCCAGGCTGCCCGTTGTTGACGGTGATGACGGGAGGAAGCGAGGCCCATGACCGGTGA